A single Pantoea deleyi DNA region contains:
- a CDS encoding RepB family plasmid replication initiator protein: MPRKEPDILNIAEAFSETDKRTGEVVTLTPNSNNTVQPVALMRLGLFVPTLKSTARSQKNQMNAMDVTQDLKQLSLVRSEGYDNIKILGARLDMDNDFKTWVGIIRAFATHECLGDTVTLSFVEFAKLCGIPSARLSSKLRSRLDASLTRIASNTLTFTSKGGENYTTHLVQSAKYSIKKDTVTLQADPKIFELYQFDRKVLLQLKAINELARKESAQALYTFIESLPPKPAPISMARLRARLNLTSRVITQNATVRKAMEQLKEIGYLDYTETRRGSSVYFWVHYRHPKLRPAELPLSKSGLIDDEMDEFDDLDIDPGVIDVSLPEPLLEEESSELVMVSREEKELLNKIRKQKKL; encoded by the coding sequence ATGCCAAGAAAAGAACCAGATATCCTGAACATAGCGGAGGCGTTTAGCGAAACGGATAAACGCACCGGTGAAGTTGTTACGCTGACTCCCAACAGCAATAACACCGTGCAGCCGGTAGCGCTGATGCGACTTGGCCTGTTTGTTCCCACGCTTAAATCCACCGCACGCAGCCAGAAAAACCAGATGAACGCCATGGACGTGACTCAGGATCTGAAACAGTTATCCCTGGTCAGGTCAGAAGGCTACGACAACATCAAGATCCTGGGTGCACGGCTGGATATGGATAACGATTTCAAAACCTGGGTCGGGATCATCCGCGCGTTTGCCACGCATGAGTGTCTGGGAGACACGGTAACGCTCTCATTCGTCGAGTTTGCCAAACTCTGCGGCATACCCTCTGCGCGGCTCTCCTCGAAGCTCAGGAGCCGTCTGGACGCGTCGCTGACGCGCATCGCCTCCAATACCCTGACATTTACCAGCAAAGGCGGCGAAAACTACACCACGCACCTGGTGCAGTCGGCTAAATACAGCATCAAGAAGGACACGGTAACGCTGCAGGCGGATCCCAAGATCTTCGAACTCTACCAGTTTGACAGAAAGGTTCTGCTTCAGCTGAAAGCCATCAATGAGCTGGCACGCAAAGAGTCTGCTCAGGCGCTCTACACCTTTATCGAAAGCCTGCCGCCAAAGCCCGCACCGATCTCCATGGCCCGTCTGCGCGCCCGGCTTAACCTGACCTCGCGCGTGATCACCCAGAATGCCACGGTCAGAAAGGCCATGGAGCAGTTAAAAGAGATTGGCTATCTCGACTACACTGAAACGCGTCGCGGCTCGTCAGTCTACTTCTGGGTTCACTATCGCCATCCGAAGCTGCGCCCGGCCGAACTGCCGCTCAGTAAGTCCGGCCTGATCGATGATGAGATGGATGAATTTGACGATCTGGATATCGACCCCGGCGTAATCGATGTCAGCCTGCCTGAACCCTTGCTCGAAGAGGAGAGCAGTGAACTGGTCATGGTGTCGCGCGAAGAAAAAGAGTTACTCAACAAGATCCGCAAGCAGAAGAAGCTGTAA
- a CDS encoding diguanylate phosphodiesterase — protein sequence MLTTIIYRSHISDDFPVRTLPEMVDNASKINTAHDVTGILLFNGTHFFQLLEGPEAGILAVYERICADRRHHNVVELMRDYAPYRRFGNAGMSLFDLREHDRSSLLQAVLDKGTSKYQLTYDDRALQFLRTFVESREKENYYEVLPPGYWEFISEHNEVPASRPETEGVSFRPVVDPLARRVTAIEATTVRPAASEAVAGDALYTEDLETLKQSLSHAGRVCPDGMTLYVSLLPMTLVIVPDAVAQIVSAIGQAGLVPEQVVIGVSETAVISQLEAFSDAVRALKAVGISLSIDNFGDGSAGLSLLTHIQPDRIRIDAGITRDVHRSGPKQAVVQAIIKCCSALEITVIAAGIVQAEEWMWLEAAGVINFQGTLFAAAGRYEAQSVAWPEYREAM from the coding sequence ATGTTAACTACCATCATTTACCGCAGCCATATTTCAGATGATTTTCCGGTCAGAACCCTGCCAGAGATGGTCGATAACGCCAGCAAAATCAATACGGCTCACGACGTGACCGGCATTCTGCTTTTCAACGGTACGCACTTCTTCCAGCTGCTTGAGGGCCCTGAAGCGGGCATCCTCGCGGTTTATGAGCGTATCTGTGCCGACCGCCGGCATCATAATGTCGTGGAACTGATGCGTGACTATGCGCCTTACCGCCGCTTTGGTAACGCGGGCATGTCGCTGTTCGACCTGCGTGAACATGACCGCTCATCACTGCTGCAGGCGGTGCTGGATAAGGGAACGTCGAAATATCAGCTGACCTATGATGATCGGGCACTGCAATTCCTGCGTACCTTCGTCGAATCCCGCGAGAAAGAGAACTATTACGAGGTTCTCCCGCCGGGTTACTGGGAATTTATTTCTGAACACAACGAGGTGCCCGCGTCGCGTCCGGAGACAGAAGGCGTCAGCTTCCGTCCGGTCGTGGATCCGCTGGCACGTCGCGTGACGGCGATTGAAGCCACCACGGTACGTCCGGCAGCGTCTGAGGCGGTTGCCGGCGATGCGCTTTATACCGAAGACCTGGAAACGCTTAAGCAGTCCCTCAGCCATGCCGGCAGAGTCTGCCCGGACGGCATGACGCTCTACGTCAGCCTGCTGCCGATGACGCTGGTTATCGTTCCCGATGCTGTCGCGCAGATCGTGTCCGCCATTGGGCAGGCAGGACTGGTGCCCGAGCAGGTGGTGATCGGAGTGAGTGAAACCGCGGTGATCTCGCAGCTGGAGGCGTTCTCTGACGCTGTGCGCGCCCTGAAAGCCGTCGGCATCAGCCTGTCGATCGACAATTTCGGTGACGGTTCAGCAGGATTATCCCTGCTCACCCACATTCAGCCTGACCGCATTCGTATCGATGCCGGCATCACCCGCGACGTCCATCGCAGCGGACCTAAGCAGGCAGTGGTACAGGCCATTATTAAATGCTGTTCAGCGCTGGAGATCACCGTTATCGCGGCGGGTATCGTGCAGGCTGAAGAGTGGATGTGGCTGGAAGCGGCAGGGGTTATCAACTTCCAGGGCACGCTGTTTGCCGCGGCGGGTCGCTACGAGGCGCAGTCTGTCGCCTGGCCCGAATACCGGGAAGCGATGTAA
- a CDS encoding GGDEF domain-containing phosphodiesterase, producing the protein MLNHLHGDSERRSRALQALRDPDESRDDVLRKFVRLASQALGIPGSFISVLDDEYQTIRASHNFDLQRSTRADSLCRHVVDSDSAVIVPDTYHDVRFVTHPLITGAPFIRFYAGVPLKTRDGIILGTLCVTDTEPHAFAFDQITTLTLLSTLVMSFLEAWHSAGFTDPVTGLPNRQRLIRDLQYLAVAGDITPRRLVLIDCIDMSRAYEMARTMGMGPVESLLKDMATLLPLRLRPAVGEMIYTVATGRFAILTRADSRLSAAWVAGRLEGISADIDEGLSVALTPHTGEAGFVAGSMSASDVLRRASTALNEAVGRGLPSQRFDEEAETQRSEDFLLMTDLKTALRENIGLYMVYQPKICLQKGKPVGLEALIRWKHPCRGELSPGAFIPLAEQTDLLSVLTVWIIDQAIERLSRLRNHCIQLPLTINVSVRDFAREGFAAELESKMQRAKLPTSLLGIECLETERILESPTALRGLEMLRERGFTISLDDFGSGYSNISYLRRMPLDVIKLDRSLISELSSDTASRIIARSIIAMLKELDYTVVAEGVECTDTVASLTEYGCDQAQGFFYSKPLDEQALDQWLHWKLRGDCF; encoded by the coding sequence ATGCTTAACCATTTACACGGCGACAGTGAGCGCCGAAGCCGTGCCTTGCAGGCGCTGCGCGACCCCGATGAGAGCCGCGATGACGTGCTGCGCAAATTTGTCCGGCTGGCCAGCCAGGCTCTGGGGATCCCGGGCAGCTTTATTTCGGTGCTGGATGATGAGTATCAGACCATCCGCGCGTCTCATAATTTTGATCTGCAGCGTTCTACGCGCGCAGATTCCCTCTGCCGCCATGTTGTTGACAGCGACAGCGCGGTGATCGTCCCGGATACCTATCACGATGTGCGGTTTGTCACCCATCCGCTGATTACCGGTGCGCCCTTTATCCGCTTTTATGCCGGTGTGCCGCTGAAAACCCGCGACGGTATCATCCTTGGCACGCTCTGCGTTACCGACACCGAGCCCCATGCCTTTGCCTTCGATCAGATCACCACACTGACGCTGCTCTCCACGCTGGTGATGTCCTTTCTGGAGGCCTGGCACTCGGCAGGATTTACGGATCCGGTCACCGGGTTACCTAACCGTCAGCGCCTGATCCGTGATTTACAGTATCTGGCCGTGGCCGGGGATATCACGCCGCGCCGTCTGGTGCTGATCGACTGTATCGATATGTCTCGGGCTTATGAGATGGCCCGCACCATGGGGATGGGCCCGGTCGAGAGTCTGCTGAAAGATATGGCGACCCTGCTGCCGCTGCGCCTGCGTCCGGCGGTCGGCGAGATGATCTACACCGTGGCTACGGGCCGGTTTGCCATTCTGACACGGGCGGATAGCCGCCTCAGCGCAGCCTGGGTCGCCGGGCGTCTGGAAGGGATCAGCGCAGACATCGATGAAGGGCTCTCTGTCGCCCTGACGCCGCACACCGGAGAAGCAGGTTTTGTGGCGGGCAGCATGTCAGCGTCTGACGTATTACGTCGCGCCAGCACGGCCCTGAATGAAGCGGTAGGCCGCGGGCTGCCCTCGCAGCGCTTTGACGAAGAGGCAGAAACGCAGCGCTCGGAAGATTTCCTGCTGATGACCGATCTTAAAACCGCGCTGCGTGAGAATATCGGGCTTTATATGGTGTATCAGCCGAAAATCTGTCTGCAGAAGGGGAAACCGGTCGGACTGGAAGCGCTGATCCGCTGGAAGCATCCCTGCCGGGGCGAACTTTCACCCGGCGCGTTTATCCCGCTGGCAGAGCAGACAGATCTGCTCTCCGTACTGACCGTGTGGATCATCGATCAGGCCATCGAACGCCTCAGCCGTCTGCGAAATCACTGCATTCAGCTGCCCCTGACGATTAACGTCAGCGTACGGGACTTTGCCCGCGAGGGATTTGCCGCCGAGCTGGAAAGTAAGATGCAAAGGGCTAAGCTGCCGACCTCTCTGCTGGGCATTGAATGTCTGGAGACGGAACGTATTCTGGAAAGCCCGACCGCCCTGCGCGGGCTGGAGATGCTCCGGGAGCGGGGATTCACGATTTCACTCGATGATTTTGGCTCCGGCTACAGCAATATCAGCTATCTGCGCCGTATGCCGCTGGACGTCATTAAGCTGGATCGATCCCTGATCAGCGAGCTTTCCTCCGATACGGCTTCACGCATTATTGCCCGCAGCATCATCGCCATGCTGAAAGAGCTGGACTACACCGTGGTGGCAGAGGGGGTTGAGTGTACGGATACGGTGGCTTCCCTGACGGAATATGGCTGCGATCAGGCACAGGGCTTCTTCTATTCGAAACCCCTGGACGAGCAGGCCCTGGACCAGTGGCTTCACTGGAAACTGCGTGGTGACTGTTTTTAA
- a CDS encoding DUF3606 domain-containing protein has product MKHAIQRRSPDDLSQVEIREQWQITYWTQELGTTQERLTRAIRENGPQIEQVRAWLAQNPPPRRPAQSLNDIQR; this is encoded by the coding sequence ATGAAACACGCTATCCAGCGTCGCTCGCCCGACGATCTGTCGCAGGTCGAGATCCGAGAACAGTGGCAGATCACCTACTGGACACAGGAGCTGGGAACGACACAGGAGCGACTGACGCGCGCTATCCGCGAAAACGGGCCGCAGATTGAACAGGTACGTGCATGGCTGGCACAGAATCCACCGCCTCGTCGTCCGGCCCAGTCACTGAATGATATCCAGCGCTAA
- a CDS encoding transcriptional regulator, which yields MVNRPPQPPVLVQSNVRELRLAAGLSQQSAAERFDLSLRVWQTKEAAGNPALLSQGEYELLLLLAGRHPHYVLAPHNKK from the coding sequence TTGGTTAATCGTCCCCCCCAGCCACCTGTACTTGTTCAGAGTAATGTGCGTGAACTTCGTCTGGCCGCCGGACTCTCTCAGCAGAGTGCGGCTGAACGTTTTGACCTGAGCCTGCGTGTCTGGCAAACCAAAGAAGCCGCGGGCAACCCGGCCTTATTAAGTCAGGGCGAATATGAATTACTGCTGTTGCTGGCCGGGCGTCATCCGCATTACGTGCTGGCACCCCACAATAAAAAATAG
- a CDS encoding Hsp20 family protein, giving the protein MSLQPFSAFPSLADSVFSDRFSRIDKLFSQLTGDTPVTSAPAYDLQRSETNRYTLTVSVPGWKEHELEIELRGGRLSVAGHREKEGQEASGEARQQESGWIHRGIARHDFQLSFSIPEHMKVTGAALAEGLLKIDLYQEIPESEKPRRIPIATDGPRTLEHQ; this is encoded by the coding sequence ATGTCATTACAACCCTTCTCAGCATTTCCTTCGCTGGCAGATTCTGTATTTTCAGATCGCTTCAGCCGTATCGATAAATTATTCAGTCAGCTTACCGGCGACACGCCGGTGACCTCCGCGCCTGCTTACGATCTGCAACGGTCTGAGACCAACCGTTATACGCTGACCGTCAGTGTACCGGGCTGGAAAGAGCATGAACTGGAGATCGAGCTTCGTGGCGGCCGGTTGTCCGTGGCGGGGCACAGAGAAAAAGAGGGCCAGGAAGCGTCTGGCGAGGCCCGCCAGCAGGAGAGTGGCTGGATCCATCGCGGTATCGCCCGACACGATTTCCAGCTGAGCTTTTCGATTCCCGAGCACATGAAGGTCACCGGTGCCGCGCTGGCAGAGGGCTTACTGAAGATCGATCTGTATCAGGAGATTCCGGAGAGCGAAAAACCGCGTCGTATCCCGATTGCGACCGACGGTCCGCGCACGCTTGAACATCAGTAA
- a CDS encoding MerR family transcriptional regulator, with the protein MPHHSTDTVCGLVGVLPETLRRWRRAGLITPPGASGYSDQQLTRALCVREMTSGGHTLFDIHAALNWPGVTLPGGWACREEDMLQLLASHSDADIERELQIMSTDYCGDDYVNRYLRPLNLWLRSDLSAGAAQRQARFHHAVLRQWERLARGALRRSTVPLFLEAVSVTDETEIWMEAIRLNGQGFRVEVAAEASGVPAVARQRFEHHIMWCGDGICASMKAAFHASLEAGEPVMLTGTDTALRAPVKAESTRA; encoded by the coding sequence ATGCCTCATCACTCTACCGACACAGTTTGTGGTCTCGTCGGTGTCCTGCCAGAAACGCTGCGCCGCTGGCGCAGGGCCGGACTGATAACACCCCCGGGTGCGTCTGGCTATTCCGATCAGCAGCTTACGCGCGCGCTCTGCGTGCGCGAAATGACGTCAGGCGGCCATACCCTTTTTGATATCCACGCTGCGCTTAACTGGCCCGGCGTGACGCTGCCGGGTGGCTGGGCCTGCCGCGAAGAGGATATGTTGCAACTGCTGGCCTCGCACTCTGACGCCGATATCGAACGTGAACTGCAGATCATGAGCACAGACTACTGTGGTGATGATTACGTCAACCGCTATCTGCGGCCGCTCAATCTCTGGCTGCGCAGTGACCTCAGTGCAGGCGCCGCGCAGCGTCAGGCGCGCTTTCACCACGCGGTGCTCAGGCAGTGGGAGCGGCTGGCACGGGGCGCCCTTCGGCGCAGCACCGTGCCGCTGTTTCTTGAGGCGGTCAGCGTCACGGATGAAACTGAAATCTGGATGGAGGCGATCCGGCTGAATGGCCAGGGATTCCGGGTCGAAGTGGCTGCAGAAGCGTCTGGCGTGCCTGCCGTGGCCCGGCAACGTTTTGAGCATCATATCATGTGGTGTGGCGATGGTATCTGCGCCTCAATGAAGGCGGCCTTTCACGCCAGTCTTGAGGCCGGCGAACCGGTCATGCTGACCGGTACTGATACTGCCCTGCGGGCACCGGTTAAGGCTGAGTCCACACGCGCCTGA
- a CDS encoding CsbD family protein — protein MNEDRIGGNWKQFKGKVKEKWGDLTDDDMTVVEGKRDQLVGKIQERYGYEKDRAEKEVKDWEDSNKYQW, from the coding sequence ATGAACGAAGATCGCATTGGCGGTAACTGGAAGCAGTTCAAAGGCAAGGTGAAGGAAAAATGGGGCGATCTCACGGATGACGACATGACCGTTGTGGAAGGGAAGCGTGACCAGCTGGTCGGCAAAATTCAGGAACGCTACGGCTACGAAAAAGATCGTGCCGAGAAAGAAGTCAAAGACTGGGAAGATTCTAACAAGTACCAGTGGTAA
- a CDS encoding diguanylate phosphodiesterase, translating to MLSTLIYRSQLAGSVSPERLKALVERASVKNAEAEVTGILLYDGQHFFQVLEGSVDNVQRVYQRISTDDRHFNLIELMRDYAPARRFADAGMALFDLRDYPKHAVVDALLKRVTLNDERIRHDRVVKFLRSFVEGRDKENFIEIDPASEWTLTPLSLTAEPTAFQPAADQHCEFALQPIVDATHRRIVSCEALIRGRHGASPADYFARLPESERYRADLSSKTYAFQLARHLGLREQTLSVNLLPMSLVVIEDAVEHLLDQIRQQGLRPEQIVVEVTEDEIISRFDAFHLAVKQLKAAGISLALDDFGAGFAGLSLLADFQPDKVKIDRKLITDIHRSGPRQAIVLAILKCCQALEITVIAEGVEKMEEWLWLESAGVRYYQGFLFARPALNSLPEVRWPARRPA from the coding sequence ATGCTCTCCACCCTCATTTACCGTAGCCAGCTTGCGGGTTCTGTCTCGCCAGAGCGGTTAAAAGCGCTGGTGGAGCGCGCCAGTGTTAAAAATGCCGAAGCGGAGGTCACCGGGATCCTGCTCTATGACGGCCAGCATTTTTTTCAGGTACTGGAAGGCAGTGTGGATAATGTCCAGAGGGTTTATCAGCGCATCAGCACGGACGATCGCCATTTTAACCTGATTGAACTGATGCGGGATTACGCGCCTGCGCGTCGCTTTGCCGATGCCGGCATGGCGCTGTTCGATTTGCGTGATTATCCGAAGCACGCCGTGGTGGATGCCCTGCTGAAGCGGGTCACGCTGAATGATGAGCGCATCAGGCATGACAGGGTCGTGAAGTTCCTGCGGTCATTCGTCGAGGGGCGGGACAAAGAGAACTTTATCGAAATTGATCCCGCCAGCGAATGGACGCTAACCCCCCTCTCCCTCACTGCTGAGCCGACCGCCTTTCAACCGGCCGCGGATCAGCACTGCGAATTTGCGCTACAGCCCATTGTGGATGCCACCCACCGCCGGATTGTTTCCTGCGAAGCGTTAATCCGCGGTCGGCATGGCGCTTCGCCTGCTGACTACTTTGCCCGGCTGCCCGAAAGTGAACGCTACCGGGCCGATCTCTCTTCCAAGACTTACGCTTTCCAGCTGGCGCGGCATCTGGGACTGCGGGAGCAGACGCTTTCCGTCAATCTGCTGCCCATGTCACTGGTGGTGATCGAAGATGCCGTGGAGCATCTGCTCGATCAGATCCGGCAACAGGGGCTGCGGCCGGAGCAGATCGTGGTCGAGGTGACGGAAGATGAGATCATCTCCCGCTTCGATGCCTTTCATCTGGCGGTTAAGCAGCTCAAAGCCGCCGGGATCAGCCTGGCGCTCGACGATTTTGGCGCCGGGTTTGCCGGTTTATCCCTGTTAGCCGATTTTCAGCCTGATAAGGTGAAGATTGACCGCAAGCTCATCACTGACATCCATCGCAGCGGCCCGCGTCAGGCCATCGTGCTGGCGATCCTGAAGTGCTGCCAGGCGCTGGAGATTACCGTCATCGCAGAAGGCGTTGAAAAAATGGAAGAGTGGCTCTGGCTGGAAAGTGCCGGCGTCCGCTATTACCAGGGCTTTCTGTTTGCCCGTCCGGCCCTGAATAGCCTGCCCGAAGTGCGCTGGCCTGCACGCCGTCCCGCCTAG
- a CDS encoding DNA polymerase V subunit, which produces MSQDDEIWTAFREAIRRDDTGHCSVSTRDFVAALQQHNAPHSLRAANRWIEIHISTFSDISVEAGECRLFQVPAVRD; this is translated from the coding sequence ATGTCACAGGATGATGAGATCTGGACGGCGTTCAGAGAAGCGATACGGCGTGATGACACAGGTCACTGCTCTGTCAGTACCCGTGATTTTGTGGCCGCCCTGCAGCAGCACAACGCCCCGCATTCGCTGCGGGCTGCGAACCGGTGGATAGAGATACATATCTCTACGTTCAGTGACATCTCCGTTGAGGCGGGGGAATGTCGTCTGTTTCAGGTGCCCGCGGTACGCGATTAA
- a CDS encoding methyl-accepting chemotaxis protein — MTITQRLMLIFSLLAMSLIVLVIISVSVISGFQSRFEYVQTNAIPSIRDLNKSIGVTNQLGIALYRHYSIRDAEKYPAAEERIENLLQQIKTLNDHYMANDISNEEDRALTEQAEKNLDAVRGALPAFLAASRGHDEAVTLPLLQGENGIGAAARKMESDYTRQIQLNIDIGEQLRAENQRVYSRTLWAMSVGSLLLILVLAAFSARVILGIRKSLNGMVSTMTQVSHTLDLTHMAEVRGKDEISKTASAFNQLLARVSGTLLSVSHAAQSVSTGSTQIAAGNEDLSARTEEQAASLEQTSASMATLSDTVRQNAEGATQASTLANNANQMSIQNGTAVKQMLTTMDDIRASSAKISEITGLIEGIAFQTNILALNAAVEAARAGEHGRGFAVVASEVRNLAQRSSSAAREIKDLISTSVSQVEHGLEQAGGVGSNSENVRQAIQQVTDLVNEIAAATAEQSKGIEQVHQAIGQMDEVTQQNASLVEEASSASKSLQEQAEALSGLVATFTLESNRRAGPQPQAAAVRRPAFRARQPERQGIDMAQANWESF, encoded by the coding sequence ATGACTATTACACAGCGTCTTATGCTGATTTTCTCGTTGCTTGCAATGTCACTGATTGTATTGGTGATCATCTCGGTATCCGTGATTTCGGGCTTTCAGTCACGTTTCGAATATGTGCAGACGAATGCGATACCCAGCATTCGGGACCTGAACAAATCGATCGGCGTCACTAATCAGTTGGGTATTGCGCTTTATCGTCATTACAGCATCCGCGATGCAGAAAAATATCCGGCTGCAGAAGAGCGCATTGAGAATCTGCTGCAGCAGATTAAAACGTTAAATGACCATTACATGGCGAACGACATCTCGAATGAAGAAGACAGGGCACTGACTGAGCAGGCTGAAAAAAATCTGGATGCCGTGCGCGGCGCGCTGCCGGCCTTTCTGGCCGCCTCGCGCGGCCATGATGAAGCCGTTACGCTGCCACTGTTACAGGGTGAGAACGGCATCGGTGCCGCGGCCCGTAAGATGGAGTCTGATTATACCCGCCAGATTCAGTTAAATATCGATATCGGTGAACAGCTCCGTGCAGAGAACCAGCGTGTCTACAGCCGGACACTGTGGGCGATGTCGGTCGGCTCGCTGCTGCTGATCCTGGTACTGGCCGCGTTCTCCGCCAGGGTTATCCTGGGTATCCGAAAAAGTCTGAATGGCATGGTCAGTACCATGACGCAGGTCAGCCATACCCTTGATCTGACCCATATGGCTGAGGTTCGCGGAAAAGACGAAATCAGTAAAACGGCGTCAGCCTTTAATCAGCTGCTGGCGCGGGTGTCCGGCACGCTGCTCTCCGTCAGTCACGCAGCACAGTCAGTCAGCACCGGTTCGACCCAGATAGCGGCGGGCAACGAAGATCTATCGGCGCGTACCGAAGAACAGGCGGCCTCGCTGGAGCAGACGTCCGCCAGCATGGCAACGCTGAGCGATACGGTGCGCCAGAACGCAGAAGGCGCAACTCAGGCCAGCACGCTGGCGAATAACGCCAATCAGATGTCGATTCAGAACGGTACGGCCGTGAAGCAGATGCTGACGACGATGGATGATATCCGCGCCAGCTCGGCAAAAATCTCTGAAATCACCGGCCTGATCGAGGGGATTGCATTCCAGACCAATATCCTGGCGCTTAACGCAGCAGTTGAAGCCGCGCGTGCCGGTGAACATGGCCGCGGCTTTGCGGTGGTCGCCTCTGAAGTCCGTAATCTTGCGCAGCGATCCTCTTCAGCAGCACGCGAGATCAAGGATCTGATCTCCACCTCCGTTTCACAGGTCGAACATGGCTTAGAGCAGGCGGGCGGTGTCGGTTCAAACAGTGAAAATGTCCGTCAGGCGATTCAGCAGGTCACCGATCTGGTTAATGAGATTGCGGCGGCAACCGCCGAGCAGAGCAAAGGCATTGAGCAGGTTCATCAGGCGATCGGCCAGATGGATGAGGTCACACAGCAGAACGCCTCGCTGGTGGAAGAAGCGTCATCCGCTTCGAAATCGCTGCAGGAGCAGGCGGAGGCGCTGTCAGGCCTGGTCGCCACCTTTACGCTGGAGAGCAACAGGCGTGCCGGACCTCAGCCGCAGGCGGCGGCTGTGCGTCGTCCTGCATTCCGGGCCCGTCAGCCGGAACGCCAGGGCATAGATATGGCGCAGGCCAACTGGGAAAGCTTCTGA